In one window of Comamonas testosteroni DNA:
- a CDS encoding acetyl-CoA carboxylase family protein, which translates to MFKKVLIANRGEIALRIIRALQELGIASLAVYAADDAQAPHVQAADEAQALGASGPAAYLDGAHLLRIAQQHGCDALHPGYGFLSENADFARACAAAGLRFIGPTPEQLALLGDKARARALAQQCGVPLMPGSTEAVTLEQAQQFFARQQADGASGIMIKAIGGGGGRGMRAVTEEGDVAAAYQRCRSEAQAAFGVDGVYVERLMSGARHIEIQLLGDGSEWPMALGERECTLQRRFQKLVEIAPSPSLTQPLRERITEDALRMAARLRYESLGTFEFLVDLQSESLPYVFIEANPRLQVEHTITEEVFGVDLVQAQIRIAAGEHFADLGLNVNAPPRPRGYAMQWRINAETLDAQGHSRPGSGRIGELQWPQGPGIRMDSHAQQGASPSPHYDTLLAKLVVHSNAPHFEDVLRRSRRALADCRIAGLATNVPLLQALAQRPEMLDQTVHTRWLEEVLPQLVDAAEKIASSASDSKNSNTFDAENKVHQAHQAPENAVLAPMPARVVQWSVAVGETVAKGAELGVLEAMKMQHVLLAQAAGHVLQLLAEPGSYVAQDQALLVLAPAQGEAAHAEVQAQLQDPDHIRDDLRRVRDRHGFTLDAARPGAMARRHAQGSRSARENIADLCDAGSFIEYGALAIAAQTRRRSLDDLVANTPADGMVTGMGSINAAQFGAERSRAVVMSYDATVLAGTQGARNHAKTDRMLGIALQQKLPVVLFAEGGGGRPGDTDTPVVAGLHVHTFAAYAALSGQVPVVGITHGRCFAGNAALLGCSDVIIATRSSNIGMGGPAMIEGGGLGVFMPEEVGPASVQHANGVIDILVDDEAQAVAAARHYLSFFQGRIDQWSEPDQRLLRQVVPENRLRAYDTRAAMAGLVDEGSLLMLRVGFGVGIHTALARIEGRPVGLMANNPGHLGGAIDADAADKAARFMQLCNAHGIAIVSLVDTPGFMVGPEIEKTAQVRHVSRLFVMAAKLRVPYFSVVLRKGYGLGAMGMTAGSFHAPIFNVAWPTGEFGAMGLEGAVRLGFRKELEALHEGAEREALFQKLLAQQYAHGEAMHMAATLEVDAVIDPAETRAWLVRGLAGARLREGEGRFVDTW; encoded by the coding sequence ATGTTCAAGAAAGTCCTGATCGCCAACCGCGGTGAAATCGCCCTGCGCATCATCCGAGCGCTGCAGGAGCTGGGCATTGCCAGCCTGGCGGTGTACGCCGCCGATGATGCACAGGCCCCGCATGTGCAGGCTGCAGACGAGGCGCAGGCACTGGGCGCCAGCGGCCCGGCAGCCTATCTCGATGGCGCGCATCTGCTGCGTATCGCGCAGCAGCACGGTTGCGACGCGCTGCACCCGGGCTATGGCTTTCTGAGCGAGAACGCGGACTTTGCGCGCGCCTGCGCGGCAGCCGGGCTGCGCTTTATCGGCCCGACACCCGAGCAACTGGCGCTGCTTGGCGACAAGGCCAGGGCCCGTGCGCTGGCGCAGCAATGCGGCGTGCCCCTGATGCCCGGCAGCACCGAGGCCGTGACGCTGGAGCAGGCCCAGCAGTTCTTTGCGCGCCAGCAGGCCGACGGGGCCAGCGGCATCATGATCAAGGCGATTGGCGGCGGCGGCGGGCGCGGCATGCGGGCGGTCACCGAGGAGGGCGATGTGGCGGCAGCCTACCAGCGCTGCCGCAGCGAGGCGCAGGCAGCCTTCGGCGTGGACGGCGTCTATGTCGAGCGGCTGATGAGCGGCGCGCGCCATATCGAGATTCAGTTGCTGGGCGACGGCAGCGAATGGCCCATGGCGCTGGGCGAGCGCGAATGCACGCTGCAGCGGCGCTTTCAGAAGCTGGTGGAGATTGCGCCCAGCCCCAGCTTGACGCAGCCGCTGCGCGAGCGCATCACCGAGGATGCGCTGCGCATGGCGGCCAGGCTGCGCTACGAAAGCCTGGGCACGTTCGAGTTTTTGGTCGATCTGCAGTCCGAGTCCCTGCCCTATGTGTTCATCGAGGCCAACCCGCGCCTGCAGGTGGAGCACACGATTACCGAAGAGGTCTTCGGCGTCGACCTGGTGCAGGCCCAGATCCGCATTGCGGCGGGCGAGCATTTCGCCGATCTGGGCCTGAACGTGAATGCCCCGCCCCGGCCGCGCGGCTATGCCATGCAGTGGCGCATCAATGCCGAAACCCTGGATGCCCAGGGCCACTCCCGCCCCGGCAGCGGCCGCATTGGCGAGCTGCAGTGGCCGCAAGGGCCGGGCATACGCATGGACAGCCACGCGCAGCAGGGTGCCAGCCCGTCGCCGCACTACGACACGCTGCTGGCAAAGCTTGTCGTGCACAGCAACGCGCCGCATTTCGAGGATGTGCTGCGCCGCTCCCGGCGCGCGCTGGCCGACTGCCGCATCGCGGGCTTGGCCACCAATGTGCCGCTGCTGCAGGCCCTGGCCCAGCGGCCCGAGATGCTGGATCAGACGGTGCACACGCGCTGGCTCGAAGAGGTCCTGCCGCAGTTGGTGGATGCTGCAGAAAAGATAGCTTCAAGCGCAAGTGATTCAAAGAATTCAAATACTTTTGATGCTGAAAACAAGGTGCATCAAGCGCATCAAGCTCCTGAAAATGCTGTGCTGGCCCCCATGCCAGCCAGGGTCGTGCAATGGTCCGTGGCCGTGGGCGAGACGGTGGCCAAGGGCGCCGAGCTGGGCGTTCTCGAAGCCATGAAGATGCAGCATGTGCTGCTGGCCCAGGCTGCAGGCCATGTCCTGCAACTGCTGGCAGAGCCCGGCAGCTATGTGGCGCAGGACCAGGCCTTGCTGGTGCTCGCGCCCGCACAGGGCGAGGCGGCGCATGCCGAGGTGCAGGCGCAGTTGCAGGATCCGGACCATATCCGGGACGATCTGCGGCGCGTCAGGGATCGCCATGGCTTCACGCTCGATGCGGCGCGGCCAGGCGCCATGGCCAGACGCCATGCCCAGGGCAGCCGCAGCGCGCGCGAGAATATCGCCGATCTCTGCGATGCAGGCAGCTTCATCGAATACGGGGCGCTGGCGATTGCCGCGCAGACACGCAGGCGCAGCCTCGACGATCTGGTGGCCAACACGCCGGCCGACGGCATGGTCACCGGCATGGGCTCCATCAATGCCGCGCAGTTCGGCGCAGAGCGCTCGCGCGCCGTGGTCATGTCCTATGACGCCACGGTGCTGGCCGGCACCCAGGGGGCGCGAAATCACGCCAAGACCGACCGCATGCTGGGCATCGCGCTGCAGCAGAAGCTGCCCGTGGTGCTGTTTGCCGAAGGCGGTGGCGGCCGGCCCGGCGATACCGATACGCCCGTGGTCGCGGGCCTGCATGTGCATACCTTCGCGGCCTATGCGGCGCTCTCGGGTCAGGTGCCCGTGGTGGGCATCACCCATGGCCGCTGCTTTGCGGGCAATGCCGCGTTGCTGGGTTGCAGCGATGTGATCATCGCCACGCGCAGCAGCAATATCGGCATGGGCGGACCGGCCATGATCGAGGGCGGCGGCCTGGGCGTCTTCATGCCCGAGGAAGTCGGCCCCGCCAGCGTGCAGCATGCGAATGGCGTGATCGACATCCTGGTCGACGACGAGGCCCAGGCCGTGGCTGCGGCCAGGCACTATCTGTCCTTCTTCCAGGGGCGCATCGACCAATGGTCCGAGCCCGATCAGCGCCTGCTGCGCCAGGTCGTGCCCGAGAACCGTCTGCGCGCCTACGACACCCGCGCCGCCATGGCCGGGCTGGTGGACGAGGGAAGTCTGCTGATGCTGAGAGTCGGCTTCGGCGTCGGCATTCACACGGCGCTGGCGCGCATCGAGGGCCGGCCCGTGGGGCTGATGGCCAACAACCCGGGCCATCTGGGCGGCGCCATCGATGCCGACGCAGCCGACAAGGCGGCGCGCTTCATGCAGCTGTGCAATGCCCACGGCATCGCCATCGTCAGCCTGGTCGACACGCCCGGCTTCATGGTGGGGCCGGAGATCGAGAAAACCGCCCAGGTGCGCCATGTCAGCCGGCTGTTCGTCATGGCGGCCAAGCTGCGCGTCCCATACTTCAGCGTGGTGCTGCGCAAGGGCTATGGCCTGGGCGCCATGGGCATGACGGCGGGCAGCTTTCATGCGCCCATCTTCAATGTGGCCTGGCCCACGGGCGAGTTCGGCGCCATGGGGCTGGAGGGGGCGGTGCGGCTGGGCTTTCGCAAGGAGCTCGAAGCCCTGCACGAGGGGGCTGAGCGCGAGGCGCTGTTTCAGAAGCTGCTGGCCCAGCAATACGCGCATGGCGAGGCCATGCACATGGCGGCCACGCTGGAAGTCGATGCCGTTATCGACCCTGCGGAGACCCGCGCCTGGCTGGTGCGCGGCCTGGCCGGTGCGCGCCTGCGCGAGGGTGAAGGCCGCTTCGTGGACACATGGTAA
- a CDS encoding AMP-binding protein, with amino-acid sequence MAESEILIALHEALRRNARQHPERDAYIWYGQHISWRQVDEASDAVAAHLQQLGVKRGEPVALFMNNCPQYIVAHYAVQKIGAIVCPCGPLNKEHELEYQLNDLQARIIIAADVLLPVVDKVRSSTALQHVLAVRYGDWLPAVPTLPLPAELQAPVQQLPADVTSFWDLMHSAARPSPVEVDMDDVALMTYTSGTTGLPKGAMLSFGAAAYKTAGASRVTGVSAEDVLLAVAPLYHIAGMSMGVNMPVHSGAPCVLLHRFDPLAVAQALERYRVSWWYSIAPMNVALMQVPGVEKMDFSALRRNTVTSFGITYTEDLAQQWRRFAPNAVSSEAAYGLSETHTMDTFMPGDAIRWGTHGKPAPGNEIRVIDPETGAPLASGEVGEIIIRGPGNFKGYWNKPEATARTLKDGWVHTGDMGKFDADGYLTFIGRFKEMIKVSGYSVFPEEVETILIKHPAIAQAAVIGVADAQKGEVVRAFIVRKPGQSLEADGLLAWSKENMASYKAPREVRFIDALPATGAGKVLRRLLRDIP; translated from the coding sequence AGCGATGCCGTGGCCGCGCACCTGCAGCAGCTGGGCGTGAAGCGGGGCGAGCCCGTCGCCCTGTTCATGAACAACTGTCCGCAGTACATCGTTGCGCATTACGCGGTGCAGAAGATCGGTGCCATCGTCTGCCCCTGCGGGCCGCTGAACAAGGAGCACGAGCTCGAATACCAGCTCAACGATCTGCAGGCCCGGATCATTATCGCAGCCGATGTGCTGCTGCCCGTGGTGGACAAGGTGCGCAGCAGCACGGCGCTGCAGCATGTGCTGGCCGTGCGCTATGGCGACTGGCTTCCGGCAGTGCCCACGCTGCCCCTGCCTGCCGAGCTGCAGGCTCCCGTGCAGCAGCTGCCCGCCGATGTGACGTCGTTCTGGGATCTCATGCACAGCGCTGCCAGGCCTTCCCCTGTCGAGGTGGACATGGACGATGTGGCGCTGATGACCTATACCTCGGGCACCACGGGCCTGCCCAAGGGCGCCATGCTGAGTTTTGGCGCGGCCGCGTACAAGACCGCCGGTGCGTCCCGGGTGACCGGGGTCAGCGCCGAGGATGTCCTGCTGGCCGTGGCGCCGCTCTATCACATCGCCGGCATGTCCATGGGCGTGAACATGCCCGTGCATTCGGGGGCGCCCTGCGTGCTGCTGCATCGCTTCGATCCGCTGGCCGTGGCGCAGGCGCTGGAGCGCTATCGCGTCAGCTGGTGGTACAGCATCGCACCCATGAATGTGGCGCTGATGCAGGTGCCCGGCGTGGAGAAGATGGATTTCAGCGCGCTGCGCCGCAACACCGTCACCAGCTTCGGCATCACCTACACCGAGGATCTGGCGCAGCAGTGGCGCCGGTTCGCACCCAACGCCGTCTCCAGCGAGGCGGCCTACGGCCTGTCCGAAACCCACACCATGGATACCTTCATGCCCGGCGATGCCATCCGCTGGGGCACGCATGGCAAGCCCGCGCCGGGCAACGAGATCCGGGTGATAGATCCGGAGACCGGCGCGCCGCTGGCATCAGGCGAGGTGGGCGAGATCATCATTCGCGGCCCGGGCAACTTCAAGGGCTACTGGAACAAGCCCGAGGCCACGGCCAGGACGCTCAAGGACGGCTGGGTGCATACCGGCGACATGGGCAAGTTCGATGCGGACGGCTATCTGACCTTCATCGGCCGCTTCAAGGAAATGATCAAGGTCTCGGGCTACAGCGTCTTCCCCGAGGAGGTGGAGACGATTTTGATCAAGCATCCGGCCATCGCTCAGGCGGCCGTGATCGGTGTTGCCGACGCCCAGAAGGGCGAAGTCGTGCGCGCCTTCATCGTGCGCAAGCCGGGGCAGAGCCTGGAGGCGGACGGGCTGCTGGCCTGGAGCAAGGAAAACATGGCCAGCTACAAGGCTCCGCGCGAGGTGCGCTTCATCGATGCCTTGCCGGCCACCGGCGCAGGCAAGGTATTGCGCAGATTGCTCAGAGACATTCCCTGA
- the norR gene encoding nitric oxide reductase transcriptional regulator NorR — MTTSHILNAVSPLIADLAQDLSERERLRRLLAALRNLLPADAVALLKLEGEWLRPMAIDGLMPDTLGRRFRLGEHPRFAQLLAAGQAMRFEPDSPLPDPYDGLVAHKGQAISELHVHDCMGCVLQLGGLPWGLLTLDALEPGRFADPAALAMLQAFSNLAAATVATAERVHQLSQLARGATGAATAAAPQERALQGASPVMRQLQKDIALVAASDLCVLITGETGTGKELVAQAVHAQSGRAGKPMVSINCAALPDNLVESELFGHVRGAFTGALSERSGKFEQAHQGTLFLDEVGELSLPVQAKLLRVLQSGQLQRLGSDREHHVDVRVIAATNRDLAAEVRAGRMRADFYHRLNVYPLNAPPLRERDSDVLQLAGYFLEENRSRLRLGGLRLDAAAQAALLNRSWSGNVRELEHCISRAVLRALSRNDGSASRPGARLRIVTLGVADLWVRSEAPAAEQAAASLEPATAAAAPEGGLRAAVSAYERQLVSASLARHQGSWAAAARELQLDRANLQRLARRLEIDRP; from the coding sequence ATGACAACATCCCACATTCTCAACGCCGTCAGCCCGCTGATCGCCGATCTGGCCCAGGACCTGTCCGAGCGCGAACGTCTGCGCCGTCTGCTGGCCGCACTGCGCAACCTGCTGCCCGCCGATGCCGTGGCCTTGCTCAAGCTCGAAGGCGAATGGCTGCGCCCCATGGCGATCGACGGCCTGATGCCGGACACGCTGGGCCGGCGCTTTCGCCTGGGCGAGCATCCACGCTTTGCCCAGTTGCTGGCGGCCGGCCAGGCCATGCGCTTCGAGCCCGACAGTCCCCTGCCCGACCCCTATGACGGGCTGGTGGCGCACAAGGGCCAGGCCATCAGCGAGCTGCATGTGCATGACTGCATGGGCTGCGTGCTGCAACTGGGCGGCCTGCCCTGGGGCCTGCTGACGCTGGATGCACTGGAGCCGGGCCGGTTTGCCGACCCTGCAGCGCTGGCCATGCTGCAGGCCTTCAGCAATCTGGCTGCGGCCACCGTGGCCACGGCCGAGCGCGTGCACCAACTGTCCCAGCTCGCGCGCGGCGCCACCGGCGCTGCCACAGCGGCCGCGCCGCAGGAGCGCGCACTGCAGGGCGCAAGCCCCGTCATGCGCCAGCTGCAGAAAGACATTGCCCTGGTCGCCGCCAGCGATCTTTGCGTGCTCATCACCGGCGAGACCGGCACCGGCAAGGAGCTGGTGGCGCAGGCCGTGCATGCGCAGTCGGGCCGTGCCGGCAAGCCCATGGTCAGCATCAACTGCGCGGCCCTGCCCGACAACCTGGTCGAGAGCGAGCTGTTCGGCCATGTGCGCGGGGCCTTCACGGGAGCGCTGAGCGAGCGCAGCGGCAAGTTCGAGCAGGCGCATCAGGGCACGCTGTTTCTCGACGAGGTCGGCGAGCTCTCGCTGCCCGTGCAGGCCAAGCTGCTGCGCGTGCTGCAAAGCGGCCAGCTGCAGCGCCTGGGCTCGGACCGGGAGCACCATGTGGATGTGCGCGTGATCGCCGCCACCAACCGCGACCTGGCTGCGGAAGTCCGCGCCGGGCGCATGCGCGCGGACTTCTATCACCGCCTCAATGTCTATCCGCTCAATGCGCCGCCGCTGCGCGAGCGCGACAGCGACGTGCTGCAGCTGGCGGGTTATTTCCTGGAGGAGAACCGCTCCCGACTCAGGCTCGGCGGCCTGCGCCTGGATGCGGCCGCACAGGCGGCCTTGCTCAATCGCAGCTGGAGCGGCAATGTGCGCGAGCTCGAGCACTGCATCAGCCGTGCCGTGCTCAGGGCCCTGAGCCGCAATGACGGCAGCGCCAGCCGCCCCGGCGCCAGGCTGCGCATCGTGACGCTGGGGGTGGCGGATCTCTGGGTGCGGAGCGAGGCGCCTGCCGCCGAACAGGCGGCAGCGTCCCTTGAGCCGGCCACCGCAGCAGCAGCGCCCGAGGGCGGCCTGCGCGCCGCTGTCAGCGCCTATGAACGCCAGCTGGTCAGCGCCAGCCTGGCCCGCCACCAGGGCAGCTGGGCCGCCGCAGCGCGCGAGCTGCAGCTCGATCGTGCCAATCTGCAGCGCCTGGCCAGGCGGCTTGAGATCGACAGGCCCTGA
- the hmpA gene encoding NO-inducible flavohemoprotein — protein sequence MLTERQREIVKATVPLLETGGEALITHFYQTMLGEYPEVRPLFNQAHQQSGAQPRALAHSVLMYAKNIDRLENLGNLPAQIINKHVALQVQAEHYPIVGACLLRAIREVLGAEIATDEVIAAWAAAYQQLADILIAAERSAYDQTAAAEGGWRGARAFKLVQKQAESAEITSFYLEPADGGAVIAHQPGQYIGLRVVVDGVEQRRNYSLSAPANGKSYRISVKREAGGKVSNHLHDQLQVGDTLELFPPAGHFTLQGGARPLVLISGGVGITPTLPMLQAALPTGREITFIHCARDRGVHAFREKIDALASRHEQLTRRYCYDQADAGDEVDAQGLLSTDRLAQWLPASRDADVYFLGPRGFMRSVKQSLRELGVPDAQVHYEFFGPAEALA from the coding sequence ATGCTTACCGAACGTCAACGCGAAATCGTCAAGGCCACCGTGCCGCTGCTGGAAACCGGCGGCGAGGCGCTGATCACGCATTTCTACCAGACCATGCTGGGCGAATACCCCGAGGTGCGCCCGCTGTTCAACCAGGCGCACCAGCAAAGCGGTGCCCAGCCACGCGCTCTGGCCCACAGCGTGCTGATGTATGCCAAGAACATCGACCGCCTGGAGAACCTGGGCAATCTGCCCGCCCAGATCATCAACAAGCATGTGGCGCTGCAGGTGCAGGCCGAGCATTACCCTATCGTCGGCGCCTGCCTGCTGCGTGCCATTCGCGAGGTGCTGGGCGCCGAGATCGCCACGGACGAGGTGATCGCCGCCTGGGCTGCGGCCTATCAGCAGCTGGCCGATATCCTGATTGCTGCCGAGCGCAGCGCCTACGATCAGACGGCTGCCGCCGAAGGCGGCTGGCGCGGTGCGCGCGCCTTCAAGCTGGTGCAAAAGCAGGCCGAATCGGCCGAGATCACCTCGTTCTATCTGGAGCCTGCGGACGGCGGTGCGGTGATCGCCCATCAGCCCGGCCAGTACATCGGCCTGCGCGTGGTGGTCGACGGCGTGGAGCAGCGCCGCAACTATTCGCTGTCGGCGCCTGCCAATGGCAAGAGCTATCGCATCAGCGTCAAGCGCGAGGCCGGCGGCAAGGTCTCCAACCATCTGCACGACCAGTTGCAAGTGGGCGATACGCTGGAGCTGTTCCCGCCCGCCGGCCACTTCACCTTGCAGGGCGGCGCCAGGCCCCTGGTGCTGATCAGCGGCGGTGTGGGCATCACCCCCACGCTGCCCATGCTGCAGGCCGCGCTGCCCACGGGGCGCGAGATCACCTTCATCCACTGCGCGCGCGATCGCGGCGTGCACGCCTTTCGCGAGAAGATCGATGCGCTGGCCAGCCGCCATGAGCAGCTCACGCGCCGCTATTGCTACGACCAGGCGGACGCGGGCGATGAGGTGGATGCCCAGGGCCTGCTGAGCACCGACCGACTGGCCCAGTGGCTGCCCGCATCGCGCGATGCCGATGTCTACTTCCTGGGCCCGCGCGGCTTCATGCGCAGCGTCAAGCAGTCGCTGCGCGAGCTGGGCGTGCCCGATGCCCAGGTACATTACGAGTTCTTCGGACCGGCCGAAGCTCTGGCTTGA
- a CDS encoding DUF3297 family protein, whose amino-acid sequence MTEATRPELPDHLSVDPRSPHHVAAVFEHDIGIRFNGKDRFDVEEYCVSEGWVKVPAGKTLDRKGKPLLIKLKGTVEAYYR is encoded by the coding sequence ATGACCGAAGCCACCCGCCCCGAACTGCCCGACCACCTGTCCGTTGACCCTCGCAGCCCCCACCATGTGGCCGCCGTGTTCGAGCACGATATCGGCATCCGCTTCAACGGCAAGGACCGCTTTGACGTCGAGGAATACTGCGTGAGCGAAGGCTGGGTCAAGGTGCCCGCCGGCAAGACCCTGGACCGCAAGGGCAAGCCCCTGCTGATCAAGCTCAAGGGCACGGTCGAAGCGTACTACCGTTGA
- a CDS encoding DUF445 domain-containing protein codes for MLTEEQRLSLQRAKRLPLILLLLVTAGFIATALAGSRWGLQGQAVPLWLVCLRAICEAAMVGALADWFAVSALFRHIPLPLVGRHTAIIPRNKDRIGRNLATFVRDKFLDAPSLVALIERNNPAQALADWLTAAANSQLLGRQVARLALAALEMVQDQQVEKFLTQSLKAVMQHVDLSRAAASLLSGLTAGGRHQEVLDDVLARISRVLRQEQTHVMIAQTIVVWLKREHPIKEKMLPTDWLSDKGASVIAGALDSLLQDVAQNPGHRLREAFDNSIQRLIDGLQHDPAYAERVEKLRNYLLHDEKLAVYLRELWAGWRARLERDLADENSAMARRAAVMGRWLGQALAHDEALRSSMNERLKRWATTLAPDVSQFIARHIADTVQRWDAEQLATLIEAHIGKDLQYIRINGTLVGGAIGLLLFLISHAAALWRSLLAWLG; via the coding sequence ATGCTCACCGAAGAACAACGCCTGTCCCTGCAGCGCGCCAAGCGGCTGCCGCTGATTTTGCTGCTGCTGGTGACGGCCGGCTTCATCGCCACGGCGCTGGCGGGCTCGCGCTGGGGGCTGCAGGGCCAGGCCGTGCCGCTGTGGCTGGTGTGTCTGCGGGCCATCTGCGAGGCCGCCATGGTGGGAGCGCTGGCCGACTGGTTTGCGGTCTCGGCGCTGTTTCGCCATATTCCGCTGCCGCTGGTGGGGCGGCACACGGCCATCATCCCGCGCAACAAGGACCGCATAGGGCGCAACCTGGCCACTTTCGTGCGCGACAAGTTTCTCGATGCGCCTTCGCTGGTGGCGCTGATCGAGCGCAACAACCCGGCCCAGGCGCTGGCCGACTGGCTGACGGCTGCCGCCAACAGCCAGCTGCTTGGCAGGCAGGTGGCGCGGCTGGCGCTGGCCGCGCTGGAGATGGTGCAGGACCAGCAGGTCGAGAAGTTTCTGACCCAGTCGCTCAAGGCCGTGATGCAGCATGTGGACCTGTCGCGTGCGGCCGCTTCGCTGCTGTCGGGGCTGACGGCGGGCGGGCGTCACCAGGAGGTGCTCGACGATGTGCTGGCGCGCATCAGCCGCGTGCTGCGCCAGGAGCAGACGCATGTGATGATCGCGCAGACCATCGTGGTCTGGCTCAAGCGCGAGCATCCGATCAAGGAAAAAATGCTGCCCACGGACTGGCTCAGCGACAAGGGCGCCAGCGTGATTGCCGGCGCTCTCGACAGCCTGCTGCAGGACGTGGCCCAGAACCCCGGCCACCGTCTGCGCGAGGCTTTCGACAACTCCATACAGCGCCTGATCGACGGCCTGCAGCACGACCCGGCCTACGCCGAGCGTGTGGAAAAGCTGCGCAACTATCTGCTGCATGACGAGAAGCTGGCCGTCTACCTGCGCGAGCTATGGGCCGGCTGGCGTGCCCGGCTGGAGCGTGATCTGGCCGACGAAAACTCGGCCATGGCGCGGCGCGCTGCCGTGATGGGGCGCTGGCTGGGGCAGGCGCTGGCGCATGACGAGGCGCTGCGCAGCTCCATGAACGAGCGCCTCAAGCGCTGGGCGACGACGCTGGCCCCCGATGTCTCGCAGTTCATCGCCAGACATATTGCCGACACGGTGCAGCGCTGGGATGCCGAGCAACTGGCCACGCTGATCGAGGCGCATATCGGCAAGGATCTTCAGTACATACGCATCAACGGCACGCTGGTGGGCGGCGCCATCGGTTTGCTGCTGTTTCTCATCTCGCATGCCGCGGCCCTGTGGCGCAGCCTGCTGGCCTGGCTGGGCTAA
- a CDS encoding FKBP-type peptidyl-prolyl cis-trans isomerase, with the protein MKKAISVIGLVWAMGAGTVVHAAPVTTASGLIYESQVEGTGPNPKATDTVKVHYRGYFPDTGKEFDSSYARKQPIEFPLNGVIPCWTEGVQKMKVGGKAKFTCPPAIAYGSRGAGRAVPPNATLNFDVELLGIQGR; encoded by the coding sequence ATGAAAAAAGCAATCTCCGTGATCGGTCTTGTATGGGCCATGGGTGCTGGCACAGTGGTTCATGCTGCGCCGGTCACCACCGCCAGCGGGCTGATCTATGAAAGCCAGGTTGAAGGCACCGGGCCCAATCCCAAGGCGACGGATACCGTCAAGGTGCATTACCGAGGCTACTTCCCCGATACCGGCAAGGAGTTCGACAGCTCCTATGCCCGCAAGCAGCCCATCGAGTTTCCGCTCAATGGCGTGATCCCCTGCTGGACCGAGGGCGTGCAGAAGATGAAGGTCGGCGGCAAGGCCAAGTTCACCTGCCCGCCAGCCATTGCCTACGGCTCACGCGGCGCGGGCCGTGCCGTGCCGCCCAATGCCACGCTGAACTTCGATGTGGAGCTGCTGGGCATCCAGGGCCGCTGA
- a CDS encoding aminotransferase class V-fold PLP-dependent enzyme, translated as MPGLLPDVDPDGLLEFSVVYTDRALNHMSKKFVGVMQDILGMLKDVYHAHTAVLIPGSGTFGMEAVARQFANRERVLIVRNGWFSYRWTQIFDADAGLGGGSVVCKARKQGEGSQDPWAPCPAADVAETIRVERPKVVFAPHVETASGIMLPDEYLRTVADAAHEVGALFVLDCVASGAMWVDMEKTGVDVLISAPQKGWSSSPCCAMVMLSARAREAIEHTQSSSFSCDLKKWMQIAEGYEKGQHAYHTTMPTDALLRLRDVMLETREYGFAKVREEQMELGRKVRELLQSRGFPSVAAEGYKAPGVVVSYTTDAEIQSGSAFLKVGLQTASGVPLQCDEGPDFKTFRIGLFGLDKWHDSDRSVAHLSKALDDIGIART; from the coding sequence ATGCCCGGACTTTTGCCCGACGTCGATCCCGATGGCCTGCTTGAATTTTCGGTGGTCTACACCGATAGAGCGCTCAACCACATGTCCAAGAAGTTCGTGGGTGTGATGCAGGACATCCTGGGCATGCTCAAGGATGTCTATCACGCCCACACGGCCGTGCTGATTCCCGGCAGCGGCACCTTCGGCATGGAAGCCGTGGCGCGCCAGTTCGCCAACCGTGAGCGGGTGCTGATCGTGCGCAACGGCTGGTTCAGCTACCGCTGGACGCAGATCTTCGATGCCGATGCGGGCCTGGGCGGCGGCTCCGTGGTCTGCAAGGCGCGCAAGCAGGGCGAGGGCAGCCAGGACCCCTGGGCCCCATGCCCGGCAGCCGATGTGGCCGAGACCATTCGCGTGGAGCGCCCCAAGGTGGTGTTTGCCCCGCATGTGGAGACGGCCAGCGGCATCATGCTGCCCGACGAATACCTGCGCACCGTCGCCGACGCTGCGCACGAGGTCGGCGCGCTGTTCGTGCTGGACTGCGTGGCCTCCGGTGCCATGTGGGTCGATATGGAGAAAACCGGCGTGGACGTGCTGATCTCGGCACCGCAAAAGGGCTGGAGCAGCTCGCCTTGCTGCGCCATGGTCATGCTCTCGGCGCGCGCCCGCGAGGCCATAGAGCACACGCAAAGCTCCAGCTTCTCCTGCGACCTGAAGAAATGGATGCAGATTGCCGAGGGCTACGAAAAAGGCCAGCACGCCTATCACACCACCATGCCCACGGATGCGCTGCTGCGCCTGCGCGACGTGATGCTGGAGACGCGCGAGTACGGCTTTGCCAAGGTGCGCGAAGAGCAGATGGAGCTGGGGCGCAAGGTGCGCGAGCTGCTGCAGTCGCGCGGCTTTCCCAGCGTGGCCGCCGAGGGCTACAAGGCTCCCGGCGTGGTCGTGAGCTACACCACGGACGCGGAAATCCAGAGCGGCAGCGCCTTTCTCAAGGTCGGCCTGCAGACCGCCTCGGGCGTGCCGCTGCAATGCGATGAAGGCCCTGACTTCAAGACCTTCCGCATCGGCCTGTTCGGCCTGGACAAATGGCATGACTCGGATCGCTCCGTGGCGCATCTGTCCAAGGCGCTGGACGATATCGGCATTGCCCGGACCTGA